A portion of the Manduca sexta isolate Smith_Timp_Sample1 chromosome 20, JHU_Msex_v1.0, whole genome shotgun sequence genome contains these proteins:
- the LOC115445688 gene encoding carbonic anhydrase 7 isoform X1 → MKIMVFMLFALALMQAPRITYGEDFGYDGNTGPTFWSERYRECAGKHQSPININVLHVKQVTLPDITFIGFDDSIDNVHVTNNGHTVLIEVRNEPHPRVRGGPLEGDYVFSQMHFHWGDNDTFGSEDKINHRSFPMELHMVFFKEEYKSVSEAVKHQDGLTVLAFFYELDRHFHPAYDDITSALTNVTEPYTSVVMSHPFSFLNILPYDLKRYFTYRGSLTTPPCSEVVIWLDFEQPIRLTHEQIETFRELKSAHGKITHNFRPIQPIGDRVVFYNIDNNYYTYNEIDYGDEDDPKSPRRKKGHNSGERLLSNFHYIVINSLILLFLWKYV, encoded by the exons atgaaaattatgGTATTTATGCTTTTTGCGCTGGCTCTTATGCAAG CGCCCCGGATCACGTATGGGGAAGACTTTGGGTACGATGGAAACACAG GCCCGACGTTTTGGAGCGAGAGATACAGGGAATGCGCTGGAAAGCACCAAAGCCCCATCAATATAAACGTGTTGCATGTGAAACAAGTGACGCTGCCCGACATCACCTTCATCGGCTTCGACGACTCTATTGATAATGTCCACGTCACCAACAATGGACACACag ttttaatcgAGGTACGAAACGAGCCGCATCCGCGCGTCCGCGGCGGTCCTTTGGAAGGCGATTACGTATTCAGCCAAATGCACTTTCACTGGGGAGACAACGACACCTTTGGATCTGAAGATAAAATAAACCATAGAAG CTTTCCGATGGAGTTACACATGGTTTTCTTTAAGGAAGAATATAAGTCTGTTTCGGAAGCAGTGAAGCATCAAGATGGTTTAACAGTTCTTGCGTTTTTCTATGag TTGGATCGCCACTTTCATCCAGCCTATGACGACATAACATCCGCTCTAACCAACGTGACAGAACCATACACTTCGGTCGTCATGAGCCATCCTTTTTCATTCCTCAATATCCTTCCTTATGATTTGAAAAGATACTTTACATACAGAGGATCGTTGACTACCCCTCCTTGTTCCGAAGTAGTCATCTGGTTGGATTTTGAGCAACCAATACGACTCACTCATGAACAG ATTGAAACATTTCGAGAGTTGAAATCAGCCCATGGTAAAATAACTCACAACTTCAGGCCCATTCAACCCATCGGAGACAGAGTTGTTTTCTACAATATAGATAACAACTACTATACCTACAACGAAATTGATTACGGCGATGAGGACGACCCCAAGTCACCACGAAGGAAAAAAGGACATAATAGTGGGGAACGACTTCTTAGCAACTTTCATTATATTGTAATCAATAGCTTAATCCTATTGTTTCTTTGGAAATACGTGTaa
- the LOC115445688 gene encoding carbonic anhydrase 7 isoform X2, whose amino-acid sequence MLKNNKAPRITYGEDFGYDGNTGPTFWSERYRECAGKHQSPININVLHVKQVTLPDITFIGFDDSIDNVHVTNNGHTVLIEVRNEPHPRVRGGPLEGDYVFSQMHFHWGDNDTFGSEDKINHRSFPMELHMVFFKEEYKSVSEAVKHQDGLTVLAFFYELDRHFHPAYDDITSALTNVTEPYTSVVMSHPFSFLNILPYDLKRYFTYRGSLTTPPCSEVVIWLDFEQPIRLTHEQIETFRELKSAHGKITHNFRPIQPIGDRVVFYNIDNNYYTYNEIDYGDEDDPKSPRRKKGHNSGERLLSNFHYIVINSLILLFLWKYV is encoded by the exons ATGTTGAAGAACAATAAAG CGCCCCGGATCACGTATGGGGAAGACTTTGGGTACGATGGAAACACAG GCCCGACGTTTTGGAGCGAGAGATACAGGGAATGCGCTGGAAAGCACCAAAGCCCCATCAATATAAACGTGTTGCATGTGAAACAAGTGACGCTGCCCGACATCACCTTCATCGGCTTCGACGACTCTATTGATAATGTCCACGTCACCAACAATGGACACACag ttttaatcgAGGTACGAAACGAGCCGCATCCGCGCGTCCGCGGCGGTCCTTTGGAAGGCGATTACGTATTCAGCCAAATGCACTTTCACTGGGGAGACAACGACACCTTTGGATCTGAAGATAAAATAAACCATAGAAG CTTTCCGATGGAGTTACACATGGTTTTCTTTAAGGAAGAATATAAGTCTGTTTCGGAAGCAGTGAAGCATCAAGATGGTTTAACAGTTCTTGCGTTTTTCTATGag TTGGATCGCCACTTTCATCCAGCCTATGACGACATAACATCCGCTCTAACCAACGTGACAGAACCATACACTTCGGTCGTCATGAGCCATCCTTTTTCATTCCTCAATATCCTTCCTTATGATTTGAAAAGATACTTTACATACAGAGGATCGTTGACTACCCCTCCTTGTTCCGAAGTAGTCATCTGGTTGGATTTTGAGCAACCAATACGACTCACTCATGAACAG ATTGAAACATTTCGAGAGTTGAAATCAGCCCATGGTAAAATAACTCACAACTTCAGGCCCATTCAACCCATCGGAGACAGAGTTGTTTTCTACAATATAGATAACAACTACTATACCTACAACGAAATTGATTACGGCGATGAGGACGACCCCAAGTCACCACGAAGGAAAAAAGGACATAATAGTGGGGAACGACTTCTTAGCAACTTTCATTATATTGTAATCAATAGCTTAATCCTATTGTTTCTTTGGAAATACGTGTaa